A genome region from Yoonia vestfoldensis includes the following:
- the cueR gene encoding Cu(I)-responsive transcriptional regulator — MNIGDAAARSGLPAKTIRYYEDIGLIRPDRHANGYRQFRQTHLHKLMFVARARSLGFSIDDCRVLLALYDDDSRASAQVKALAQDHLAQIDAKIAGLRAMRETLADLVAACHGDNRPDCPILKDLAAAQDG, encoded by the coding sequence ATGAATATCGGAGATGCCGCCGCCAGATCCGGCCTGCCCGCCAAGACCATCCGCTATTACGAAGACATCGGCCTGATCCGGCCGGACCGGCATGCCAATGGCTATCGCCAGTTCCGCCAGACGCATCTGCATAAGCTGATGTTTGTCGCACGCGCGCGGTCCTTGGGTTTTTCCATCGATGATTGCCGCGTGCTCTTGGCGCTTTATGACGATGACAGCCGCGCCTCGGCGCAGGTCAAGGCGCTGGCGCAGGACCATCTGGCGCAGATCGATGCCAAGATCGCAGGGCTGCGCGCCATGCGAGAGACGCTGGCCGATCTGGTCGCGGCCTGCCATGGTGACAACCGCCCCGATTGCCCGATCCTCAAAGATCTGGCGGCCGCGCAAGACGGATAG
- a CDS encoding heavy metal translocating P-type ATPase — protein MTEPATRRLAIDGMSCASCVGRVDRALAAVPGVRSVAVNLATETATITLDDRSITAAELAAISTEAGYPATPAEPDQTSLTAARKADEADALARSTLIAAILALPVFILEMGAHLVPAFHHVIADTIGTQSSWIIQFMLTTLVLFGPGRVFFAKGLPALVKGAPDMNSLVALGTGAAYVYSVVATFLPGLIRADVRAVYFEAAAVIVVLILLGRLLEARAKGRTGAAIKALLGLQARQARVMRDGALVAVDVDRLVVGDVITLRPGERVPVDGRVIEGSSPVDESMMTGEPVPVVKTTGDALTGGTVNGQGGLTFAATRVGADTTLAQIIRMVTEAQGAKLPIQDVVDRVTLWFVPAVLVLAMLTVAVWLAIGPDPTLALVAGVSVLIIACPCAMGLAVPTSIMVGSGRAAEMGVLFRKGAALQQLSNVDVIAFDKTGTLTAGKPHLTDLVLAEGFDHADVLRLAAAIEAKSEHPIADAIVSAARAEGLGDAAVSDFQAIAGFGVCATVDGRRVLIGADRLLAQHGIAPGPLAATETDLARRGRTALFVAIDGQAAAVIAVADPVKPGSAAAIAALRAKGLKVAMITGDKRETAEAIAREIGIDHVVAGVLPDGKVAALDQLRAQGQIGFVGDGINDAPALAHADIGIAIGTGTDVAIETADVVLMSGDLRGVVNAVAVSQATMRNIRQNLGWAFGYNVALVPVAAGVLYPVFGLLLSPVFAAAAMALSSVSVVSNALRLRGLRRAMQDSAPHPPAAAARNPQPAE, from the coding sequence ATGACAGAACCCGCAACACGACGATTGGCGATTGATGGCATGTCCTGCGCATCTTGTGTGGGGCGCGTGGATCGCGCCTTGGCGGCGGTTCCGGGGGTCCGGTCCGTTGCGGTCAATCTTGCGACGGAAACCGCGACCATCACGCTGGATGATCGCAGCATCACCGCGGCAGAGCTGGCCGCGATCAGCACCGAGGCCGGCTATCCGGCAACGCCCGCCGAGCCCGACCAGACCAGCCTGACCGCCGCGCGCAAGGCGGATGAGGCGGATGCATTGGCGCGGAGCACCTTGATCGCTGCCATCTTGGCGCTGCCGGTGTTCATTTTGGAAATGGGCGCGCATCTGGTGCCTGCATTCCACCATGTGATCGCCGATACGATTGGCACGCAAAGCTCTTGGATCATCCAGTTCATGCTGACGACGCTGGTGCTGTTTGGCCCCGGCCGCGTGTTTTTCGCCAAAGGTCTGCCGGCGCTGGTCAAAGGCGCGCCCGATATGAACAGCCTTGTGGCGCTGGGCACCGGTGCGGCCTATGTCTATTCTGTCGTCGCGACCTTCCTGCCCGGGCTGATCCGCGCCGATGTCCGCGCGGTCTATTTCGAGGCGGCGGCGGTGATCGTCGTGCTGATCCTGTTGGGGCGGCTTCTCGAGGCGCGGGCCAAGGGGCGCACGGGGGCGGCGATCAAGGCGCTTTTGGGCCTGCAGGCGCGGCAGGCGCGGGTGATGCGCGATGGCGCATTGGTTGCGGTCGATGTCGATAGGCTGGTGGTGGGCGATGTCATCACGCTGCGTCCGGGCGAACGCGTGCCGGTTGATGGCCGCGTGATCGAGGGCAGCAGCCCCGTGGATGAAAGCATGATGACAGGCGAGCCCGTACCTGTGGTCAAGACCACAGGCGACGCGTTGACCGGCGGCACGGTGAACGGGCAGGGCGGGCTGACCTTTGCTGCGACCCGCGTCGGTGCGGATACCACGCTGGCGCAAATCATCCGCATGGTGACCGAAGCGCAGGGCGCAAAACTGCCGATCCAGGATGTGGTGGACCGGGTGACGCTTTGGTTCGTGCCTGCGGTGCTGGTGCTGGCCATGCTGACCGTGGCGGTCTGGCTGGCGATTGGCCCGGATCCGACGCTGGCGCTGGTTGCGGGGGTTTCGGTGCTGATCATCGCCTGTCCCTGCGCGATGGGTCTGGCCGTGCCGACCTCGATCATGGTGGGCAGCGGGCGGGCCGCCGAGATGGGCGTGCTGTTTCGCAAGGGGGCGGCGCTGCAACAGCTGAGCAATGTCGATGTGATCGCCTTTGACAAGACCGGCACGCTGACGGCGGGCAAGCCGCATCTGACCGATCTTGTGCTGGCCGAAGGGTTTGATCATGCCGATGTGCTGCGCCTTGCTGCCGCCATCGAGGCCAAGTCTGAACATCCCATTGCCGATGCCATCGTCAGCGCCGCCCGCGCCGAGGGGCTGGGCGATGCTGCCGTCAGTGATTTTCAAGCCATCGCCGGTTTTGGCGTTTGCGCGACGGTCGATGGGCGGCGTGTCCTGATCGGTGCCGACAGGCTGCTGGCGCAGCACGGGATCGCGCCCGGACCATTGGCGGCTACCGAGACCGACCTTGCCCGACGCGGGCGCACCGCGCTTTTCGTGGCGATTGACGGGCAGGCCGCCGCCGTGATCGCGGTTGCTGATCCGGTCAAGCCGGGCTCTGCTGCGGCCATTGCCGCGCTGCGGGCCAAGGGGCTGAAAGTCGCGATGATCACCGGCGACAAACGCGAAACAGCCGAGGCCATTGCCCGCGAGATCGGCATCGACCATGTCGTCGCCGGGGTTCTGCCGGATGGCAAGGTCGCGGCGCTTGACCAGTTGCGGGCGCAGGGTCAGATCGGTTTCGTCGGCGACGGGATCAATGATGCGCCCGCGCTGGCCCATGCCGATATCGGGATCGCCATCGGCACCGGCACCGATGTGGCCATTGAGACGGCGGATGTCGTGCTGATGTCGGGTGATCTGCGCGGCGTGGTCAATGCGGTCGCGGTGTCGCAGGCGACGATGCGCAACATCCGCCAGAACCTTGGCTGGGCGTTCGGGTATAATGTCGCGCTGGTGCCTGTGGCAGCGGGGGTGCTTTACCCTGTTTTCGGGCTGCTCTTGTCGCCGGTCTTTGCCGCCGCTGCGATGGCGCTCTCCTCGGTGTCGGTCGTGTCGAATGCGCTGCGCCTGCGTGGCTTGCGCCGCGCCATGCAAGACAGCGCGCCACATCCCCCCGCCGCCGCGGCCCGCAATCCCCAGCCGGCAGAATAG